A genomic segment from Lutibacter sp. A80 encodes:
- a CDS encoding MBL fold metallo-hydrolase gives MTIYPIETGNFKLDGGAMFGVVPKTLWQRTNPADKNNLIDMSMRSMLIEDGNRLILIDTGTGNKQSDKFFGYYYFFGDFSLDTSLAKHGFHRDDITDVFLTHLHFDHCGGAIQWNKDRTGYEPAFKNAKFWSNKNHWQWAIKPNVREKASFLKENINPIESSGQLNFINLPESDFATNTELGFDILFADGHTEKQMIPHIQYKGKTLVFMADLLPTVGHIPLPYVMGYDTRPLLTMDEKAKFLNKAADNNYFLFLEHDATNEICTLKQTEKGVRLNQTYKFNQVFN, from the coding sequence ATGACAATTTACCCAATCGAAACAGGAAACTTCAAATTAGATGGAGGCGCTATGTTTGGGGTAGTACCTAAAACTTTATGGCAAAGAACAAACCCAGCAGATAAAAATAATTTAATAGACATGAGTATGCGAAGCATGCTTATTGAAGATGGTAATAGACTCATTTTAATCGACACTGGAACTGGTAACAAACAATCCGATAAGTTTTTTGGTTATTATTATTTTTTTGGAGATTTTTCTTTAGATACTTCATTAGCAAAACACGGTTTTCATAGAGATGATATCACAGATGTATTTTTAACACATCTACATTTCGATCACTGTGGTGGTGCTATTCAATGGAATAAAGATAGAACTGGATACGAACCAGCTTTTAAAAACGCAAAATTTTGGTCTAACAAAAACCATTGGCAATGGGCAATTAAACCAAATGTTCGAGAAAAAGCTTCATTTTTAAAAGAAAACATCAATCCAATAGAATCTAGCGGACAATTAAATTTTATAAATCTTCCTGAAAGTGATTTTGCAACCAATACCGAACTTGGTTTCGATATTTTATTTGCAGACGGACATACCGAAAAACAAATGATTCCGCATATTCAATACAAAGGAAAAACACTTGTTTTTATGGCAGATCTTTTACCAACCGTAGGACACATTCCTTTACCATATGTAATGGGGTATGATACCAGACCACTACTAACAATGGATGAAAAAGCTAAATTTTTAAATAAAGCTGCCGATAATAATTATTTCTTATTCTTAGAACATGATGCAACTAACGAAATCTGCACCCTAAAACAAACCGAAAAAGGGGTACGATTAAACCAAACATATAAATTTAACCAAGTATTTAATTAA
- a CDS encoding S8 family peptidase produces MRILKPMYVMAIAAVTLTSCSSVKNMTVPTMDTAVSMAEKQGVVSDEQFKHWAHADLETDTIPGMSVDKAYDFLEGKEGETVIVAVIDSGIDIEHEDLKDVLWTNPKEIPGNNIDDDKNGYVDDVYGWNFLGGDGVAAPEQLELTRLVAELNTRFEGKTADDISDKDKADFEKYQEYLEAYTKASEKHFATMDRLAQIEGVITSVKEYIGKETLTLEDLKAVETDDLSIKGQVNGLIGMFSNGFDEASFNDYYDGLKVNKNYDFEYDGRAIVGDDPEDIKDVNYGNGNVIGSKDVESHGTHVSGIILASRTNGLGMRGVAHNAKLMSVRAVPDGDERDKDVALAIRYAVDNGAKVVNMSFGKSYSPNKEWVIDAIKYAEKHDVLLVHAAGNSSEDIDVSDNWPNDSFDKVNEVADNVLTVGAMSINNNENLPATFTNYGQKNVDVFAPGVQIYSTIPKNEYAKFSGTSMASPEVAGVATLVRSYYPELSASQVKHIIMNSGTKLNLDVLVPGKKGEKANFSNLSISGKVANAYNALVLADKMVNGK; encoded by the coding sequence ATGAGAATTTTAAAACCAATGTACGTAATGGCAATTGCAGCTGTTACATTAACTAGTTGTAGTTCTGTAAAAAACATGACAGTACCAACTATGGATACAGCCGTTTCAATGGCTGAAAAACAAGGAGTTGTAAGTGATGAACAATTTAAACATTGGGCACATGCAGATCTAGAAACAGATACCATTCCTGGTATGAGCGTAGATAAAGCTTATGATTTTTTAGAAGGAAAAGAAGGTGAAACAGTTATTGTAGCTGTTATAGATTCAGGTATTGATATTGAACACGAAGATTTAAAAGACGTACTTTGGACAAACCCAAAAGAAATTCCAGGTAATAATATTGACGATGATAAAAATGGTTATGTAGACGATGTATATGGATGGAACTTTTTAGGTGGTGATGGTGTTGCAGCTCCAGAACAATTAGAACTTACACGTCTTGTTGCTGAATTAAACACTCGTTTTGAAGGTAAAACTGCTGATGATATTTCTGATAAAGACAAAGCTGATTTTGAAAAATACCAAGAGTATTTAGAAGCATACACAAAAGCATCAGAAAAGCATTTTGCTACTATGGATCGTTTAGCTCAAATTGAAGGAGTTATTACCTCTGTAAAAGAATATATTGGAAAAGAAACTCTTACTTTAGAAGATTTAAAAGCTGTTGAAACAGACGATTTATCGATAAAAGGTCAAGTAAATGGATTAATCGGAATGTTTAGTAACGGTTTTGATGAAGCTTCTTTTAACGACTACTACGATGGTTTAAAAGTAAATAAAAACTACGATTTTGAATACGATGGTAGAGCTATTGTTGGAGATGACCCAGAAGATATTAAAGATGTAAATTACGGTAACGGAAATGTTATTGGATCTAAAGATGTTGAATCTCATGGAACACACGTTTCTGGTATTATTTTAGCTTCTCGTACAAATGGACTTGGTATGCGTGGTGTTGCTCACAATGCAAAATTAATGTCTGTTAGAGCTGTGCCAGACGGTGATGAACGCGATAAAGATGTTGCTTTAGCAATTAGATACGCTGTAGATAATGGTGCAAAAGTAGTAAATATGAGTTTTGGAAAAAGTTACTCTCCAAACAAAGAATGGGTTATTGACGCAATTAAATATGCTGAAAAACATGATGTTTTATTAGTGCATGCTGCTGGTAACTCAAGTGAAGATATAGATGTAAGCGATAACTGGCCAAACGATTCTTTCGATAAGGTTAATGAAGTTGCTGACAATGTATTAACTGTTGGTGCAATGAGTATAAATAACAATGAAAATTTACCAGCAACATTTACAAATTACGGTCAAAAAAACGTAGATGTATTTGCTCCTGGTGTTCAAATCTACTCTACAATACCTAAAAATGAATATGCTAAATTTAGCGGTACATCAATGGCTTCTCCAGAAGTTGCAGGTGTAGCTACATTAGTTAGATCTTATTACCCAGAATTATCTGCAAGTCAGGTAAAACATATAATTATGAATTCTGGAACTAAATTAAATCTTGATGTTTTAGTACCAGGAAAAAAAGGAGAGAAAGCTAATTTCTCAAACTTATCTATTTCAGGTAAAGTTGCAAATGCATACAATGCTTTAGTGTTAGCTGATAAAATGGTAAACGGAAAGTAA
- a CDS encoding amidophosphoribosyltransferase, whose product MSDAIKHECGIAMVRLLKPLQYYKDKYGSAFYGLNKMYLLMEKQHNRGQDGAGIASIKFNVAPGTRYISRVRSNADAPIQDVFAQINNRLNNLNEQFPDKIDDVQWQLNNAPHIGNLFLGHVRYGTFGKNSIEAVHPFLRQSNWMHKSLIVAGNFNMTNSQRLFDDLVEIGQHPKEKTDTVTVMEKIGHFIDDEVAKLYQKLKKEKNISKKEASPLIEKRINIKKILKRSAKNWDGGYTMAGLLGHGDAFVLRDPAGIRPAFYYKDDEIVVVASERPVIQTVFNTAINDVKELEPGHALIIKRDGEVTVNQIRKPLPQKSCSFERIYFSRGSDADIYTERKKLGKLVFPKILEKINNDIKNTVFSYIPNTAETSFYGMREAAEDFLNQQKTDAILHGQRNLSAEKVKEILAERPRVEKLAIKDAKLRTFIADDNSRDDLVAHVYDVTYGIVKPDDNLVIIDDSIVRGTTLKKSIIKILDRLNPKKIIIVSSAPQIRYPDCYGIDMARMGDFIAFRAALELLKETNNYNLVEEVYKKCKAQQPLEDTEIVNAVKEIYDVFTNEQISNKIAEMLKTKEIKADVEIIYQSVENLHVACPNHLGDWYFTGDYPTPGGNRVVNNSFINFYEGNNKRAY is encoded by the coding sequence ATGAGTGACGCTATTAAGCATGAATGTGGAATTGCAATGGTTAGATTGCTAAAACCACTACAGTACTATAAAGATAAATATGGTTCTGCTTTTTATGGTTTAAATAAAATGTATTTGTTAATGGAAAAACAGCACAATCGCGGTCAAGATGGTGCTGGTATAGCAAGTATAAAATTTAATGTAGCCCCTGGAACACGCTATATTAGTCGAGTACGCTCAAATGCCGATGCCCCAATACAAGATGTTTTTGCCCAAATTAACAACCGTTTAAATAATTTAAACGAACAATTTCCCGATAAAATTGACGATGTACAATGGCAACTTAATAATGCACCTCATATAGGAAATTTATTTTTAGGCCATGTACGTTATGGAACTTTTGGAAAAAATAGTATTGAAGCTGTACACCCTTTTTTGCGCCAAAGCAACTGGATGCATAAAAGTTTAATTGTAGCTGGTAACTTTAATATGACTAACTCTCAACGTTTATTCGACGACTTAGTTGAAATTGGTCAACATCCAAAAGAAAAAACAGATACCGTTACTGTAATGGAAAAAATCGGTCATTTTATTGATGATGAGGTTGCCAAATTATATCAAAAATTAAAAAAAGAAAAAAACATATCAAAAAAAGAAGCCTCTCCTTTAATTGAAAAACGAATTAATATTAAAAAAATATTAAAACGCTCTGCAAAAAATTGGGATGGTGGTTATACAATGGCTGGTTTATTAGGACATGGTGATGCCTTTGTTTTACGTGATCCTGCCGGAATTAGACCTGCATTTTATTATAAAGATGATGAAATTGTTGTTGTAGCTTCTGAAAGACCCGTAATACAAACCGTTTTTAACACCGCTATTAACGATGTTAAAGAATTAGAACCTGGACACGCATTAATAATTAAACGCGATGGTGAAGTAACCGTAAATCAAATTAGAAAACCTTTACCTCAAAAATCATGCTCTTTTGAACGAATTTATTTTTCAAGAGGAAGTGATGCCGATATTTATACTGAAAGAAAAAAATTAGGAAAATTAGTATTTCCAAAAATTTTAGAAAAAATAAATAACGATATAAAAAACACCGTTTTTTCATACATACCAAACACTGCAGAAACTTCATTTTACGGAATGCGAGAAGCAGCTGAAGATTTTTTAAATCAACAAAAAACCGACGCTATTTTACATGGTCAACGCAACTTATCTGCCGAAAAAGTAAAAGAAATTTTAGCTGAAAGACCACGTGTAGAAAAACTTGCAATAAAAGATGCTAAACTTAGAACCTTTATTGCCGATGACAATAGTAGAGACGATTTAGTTGCCCATGTTTACGATGTTACGTATGGTATTGTTAAACCAGATGATAACTTAGTAATTATTGACGATAGTATTGTACGTGGAACTACGCTAAAGAAAAGTATTATTAAAATTTTAGATAGATTAAATCCTAAAAAAATAATTATAGTTTCTTCGGCTCCACAAATTCGTTACCCAGATTGCTATGGTATTGATATGGCAAGAATGGGCGATTTTATTGCTTTTAGAGCTGCTTTAGAATTATTAAAAGAAACCAACAACTATAATTTAGTTGAAGAAGTTTATAAGAAATGTAAAGCGCAACAACCATTAGAAGATACAGAAATTGTAAATGCAGTTAAAGAAATTTATGATGTGTTTACAAATGAACAAATCTCTAATAAAATTGCTGAAATGCTAAAAACAAAAGAAATAAAAGCAGACGTTGAAATTATTTATCAATCTGTCGAAAATTTACATGTTGCCTGTCCAAATCACTTAGGTGATTGGTATTTTACTGGAGACTACCCTACTCCTGGTGGAAACAGAGTTGTAAATAATTCATTTATTAACTTCTACGAAGGAAACAACAAAAGGGCCTACTAA
- a CDS encoding M1 family metallopeptidase encodes MKKLLSLLFFVTSPLLFSQNSTSYWQQHASYTMDVDVDVENYQYKGTQKLVYTNNSPNTLSQVFYHLYYNAFQPNSEMDARLQSIVDPDRRMVTNIGTKENPIYESRIAKLKPNEIGYLKVLSLKQDGENINYKNEGTVLEVTLNKAIKPGEKVTFDMTFEGQVPVMIRRAGRNNEDGVALSMAQWYPKMAEYDFEGWHADAYIAREFHGVWGDFDVTLHIDRNYTVGGTGYLQNPQEIGHGYEDKTKPLTIKKGKKLSWHFIAPKVHDFTWAADPEFTHDILKSKSGTSLHFLYKNDKKYAKSWKEAQALTEKALDYFNENIGPYPWKQYSVIQGGDGGMEYAMCTLISGGETLGSIIGTVYHELAHAWFQHLLATNESKHSWMDEGFTTYISTLASNKFIKNGDDKPNSDSYRRYFYLVNAEIEEPLTTHADRYHTNTAFSTASYTKGSMFLTQLNYIIGEENVKKSLKKYYEDFKFKHPTPNDYIRIAEKVSGIQLGWYLNEWTQTLHTIDYAIAKIENTNITLARVGKIPMPIDVKVTYKDGSSEDFYIPLSMMRGEKPTSATLLKDWAWAKPKYTFSTSKEIKKVEIDTSTLMADINRENNIFIVE; translated from the coding sequence ATGAAAAAATTATTAAGTCTACTATTTTTTGTTACCTCCCCACTACTTTTTTCACAAAACAGCACCTCATATTGGCAACAACATGCCTCATATACAATGGATGTTGATGTAGATGTTGAAAATTATCAATACAAAGGAACACAAAAACTAGTGTACACCAATAATTCACCAAACACATTAAGTCAGGTTTTTTATCATTTATATTACAATGCTTTTCAACCAAACAGTGAAATGGATGCTCGCTTACAATCTATTGTGGATCCAGATAGAAGAATGGTAACTAATATTGGAACCAAAGAAAACCCTATTTATGAAAGTAGAATAGCAAAACTTAAACCTAATGAAATCGGCTATTTAAAAGTACTTTCGTTAAAACAAGATGGAGAAAATATTAATTATAAAAACGAAGGAACAGTTTTAGAAGTTACTTTAAATAAAGCCATTAAACCTGGTGAAAAAGTTACTTTTGATATGACCTTTGAAGGACAAGTTCCTGTAATGATTAGAAGAGCTGGAAGAAACAATGAAGATGGCGTTGCACTTTCTATGGCACAATGGTACCCTAAAATGGCTGAATACGATTTTGAAGGCTGGCATGCCGATGCGTATATTGCTCGTGAATTTCATGGAGTTTGGGGCGATTTTGATGTAACACTTCATATAGACAGAAACTATACAGTTGGTGGTACTGGATACCTTCAAAATCCACAAGAAATTGGACATGGATATGAAGACAAAACAAAACCATTAACTATAAAAAAAGGCAAAAAACTATCTTGGCATTTTATTGCTCCAAAAGTACACGACTTTACCTGGGCAGCTGATCCAGAATTTACACACGACATTTTAAAAAGTAAAAGTGGTACAAGCCTACATTTTTTATATAAAAACGATAAAAAATATGCAAAATCTTGGAAAGAAGCACAAGCTCTAACCGAAAAAGCACTTGATTATTTTAATGAAAACATAGGCCCTTACCCTTGGAAACAATATTCAGTTATTCAAGGTGGTGATGGTGGAATGGAATATGCTATGTGTACCTTAATTTCTGGAGGGGAAACCCTTGGAAGTATTATTGGAACCGTGTATCACGAGTTAGCCCATGCTTGGTTTCAGCATTTATTAGCTACAAACGAAAGCAAACATTCTTGGATGGATGAAGGTTTTACAACTTATATTTCAACATTAGCTTCTAATAAATTCATTAAAAATGGAGATGATAAACCAAATTCTGATAGTTACAGACGTTATTTTTATTTAGTAAATGCTGAAATTGAAGAACCTCTAACAACTCATGCAGATAGATATCATACAAATACTGCCTTTAGCACTGCTAGCTATACAAAAGGAAGTATGTTTTTAACTCAGTTAAACTATATTATTGGTGAAGAAAATGTAAAAAAATCATTAAAAAAATACTATGAAGATTTTAAATTTAAACACCCTACACCTAACGATTATATAAGAATTGCAGAAAAAGTATCTGGAATACAATTAGGTTGGTATTTAAATGAATGGACACAAACTTTACATACTATAGATTATGCTATTGCTAAAATTGAAAACACTAATATAACCTTAGCTAGAGTTGGTAAAATACCAATGCCAATAGATGTAAAAGTTACCTATAAAGATGGAAGTTCTGAAGATTTTTACATTCCGTTAAGTATGATGCGTGGAGAAAAACCTACATCGGCAACACTATTAAAAGATTGGGCTTGGGCAAAACCAAAATATACTTTTTCAACTTCAAAAGAAATTAAAAAAGTTGAAATTGACACTTCTACTTTAATGGCTGATATAAATAGAGAAAATAATATTTTTATTGTAGAGTAA
- a CDS encoding 3'-5' exonuclease gives MNTKINFENILFLDIETVPETEFYSDLSEEKQELFASKTQYQRKEEFTPEEFYDRAGIWAEFGKIVCISVGYFANFKTKDREFRVTSFFGDEVQILKDFKKLINLHFNKAVHVLCAHNGKEFDFPYIARRMIIHQIELPEKLNLFGKKPWEIPHLDTLELWKFGDYKHYTSLKLLTSILNIPSPKDDISGGEVGSVYYKEKNIKRIVTYCEKDTIAVAQLLLRFNNEPLIEPVNIVHV, from the coding sequence ATGAATACTAAAATTAATTTTGAAAATATTCTATTTCTAGATATTGAAACAGTTCCAGAAACAGAGTTTTATTCAGATTTATCTGAAGAAAAGCAAGAGCTGTTTGCTTCAAAAACACAGTACCAACGTAAAGAAGAATTTACACCTGAAGAATTTTATGATAGAGCAGGGATTTGGGCTGAATTTGGTAAAATAGTGTGTATTTCGGTAGGGTATTTTGCCAATTTTAAAACAAAAGATCGTGAATTTAGAGTTACTTCGTTTTTTGGTGATGAAGTACAAATTTTAAAAGATTTTAAAAAATTAATTAACCTACATTTTAATAAAGCAGTACATGTGTTATGTGCACATAATGGAAAAGAATTTGACTTTCCGTATATTGCGCGTCGTATGATAATTCATCAAATTGAATTACCAGAAAAGTTAAATTTATTTGGTAAGAAACCTTGGGAAATTCCACATTTAGATACCTTAGAGTTATGGAAATTTGGTGATTATAAGCATTATACTTCATTAAAATTATTAACATCAATATTAAATATTCCATCACCCAAAGATGATATTAGTGGAGGTGAAGTAGGGAGTGTTTATTATAAAGAAAAAAACATAAAACGTATTGTAACTTATTGCGAAAAAGATACTATTGCAGTAGCTCAATTATTGCTTCGTTTTAATAATGAACCTTTAATAGAGCCTGTTAATATTGTGCATGTATAA
- a CDS encoding YwbE family protein, whose product MGSDKITGSIRSNIKIGSDVEIVQKHHQRSGELTEGTVKRILTNSSKHPHGIKVQLETGEVGRVKWVLT is encoded by the coding sequence ATGGGGTCTGATAAAATTACCGGTAGTATTAGAAGCAATATAAAAATAGGGAGTGATGTAGAAATTGTACAAAAGCATCATCAACGTAGTGGAGAATTAACCGAAGGAACTGTAAAACGGATTTTAACAAACTCGTCAAAGCATCCGCATGGAATAAAAGTACAGCTTGAAACAGGAGAAGTAGGACGGGTTAAATGGGTGTTAACTTAA
- a CDS encoding PfkB family carbohydrate kinase — protein MSKLLIVGTVAFDAIETPFGKTDKILGGAATYISLSASQFGVNSGIVSVVGGDFPTAYLKKLNNKNIDTNGIEIVKDGKTFFWKGKYHNDLNTRDTLITDLNVLADFNPIVPENFLDTDFLMLGNLHPSVQMGVIKQLTVKPKLIALDTMNFWMDNALPELMEVIAEIDVITINDEEARQLSGEYSLVKAAKKIQEMGPKYVIIKKGEHGALLFNDDNVFFAPALPLEEVFDPTGAGDTFAGGFIGHIAHTGDISFENMKRAVIAGSNVASFCVEKFGTERMENLTFPEIQERLLQFKLLTQFDIELG, from the coding sequence ATGAGTAAATTATTAATTGTTGGTACGGTTGCTTTTGATGCTATTGAAACACCGTTTGGTAAAACTGATAAAATTCTAGGTGGTGCTGCAACCTATATTTCACTTTCAGCATCTCAGTTTGGAGTAAATTCAGGAATTGTATCTGTTGTTGGTGGTGATTTTCCAACAGCATATTTAAAAAAATTAAACAATAAAAATATCGATACCAATGGTATAGAAATTGTAAAAGATGGTAAAACATTTTTTTGGAAAGGTAAATATCATAACGATTTAAATACAAGAGATACCTTAATTACAGATTTAAATGTACTAGCTGATTTTAATCCTATTGTACCTGAAAACTTTTTAGATACCGATTTTTTAATGTTAGGAAACCTACACCCTTCAGTTCAAATGGGAGTTATTAAACAACTAACTGTTAAACCAAAATTAATCGCATTAGATACTATGAATTTTTGGATGGATAACGCCCTTCCAGAATTAATGGAAGTAATTGCTGAAATTGATGTAATTACAATTAATGATGAAGAAGCACGACAATTATCTGGTGAATATTCTTTAGTTAAAGCAGCTAAAAAAATCCAAGAAATGGGACCAAAATATGTAATCATTAAAAAAGGTGAACACGGTGCGTTACTATTTAATGATGACAATGTATTTTTTGCTCCTGCGCTACCTTTAGAAGAAGTTTTTGACCCAACAGGTGCAGGTGATACTTTTGCAGGTGGATTTATTGGCCATATAGCACATACAGGAGATATTTCTTTTGAAAATATGAAAAGAGCTGTTATTGCAGGATCTAATGTGGCATCTTTTTGTGTTGAAAAATTTGGTACTGAACGTATGGAAAATTTAACATTTCCAGAAATTCAAGAACGCTTATTACAATTTAAATTATTAACGCAGTTCGATATCGAATTGGGTTAA
- a CDS encoding T9SS type A sorting domain-containing protein codes for MKTFYILVAFLFVSVSTFGGNEKTVFLSEINYTGSNPFIELSVSTGNGKASVPLNNLILALYNSDAEEIKRIYLKGTLKEGEFLIIDDENFDADEKFDANGGVAILYEGKGKTLVELESVSFGDIINFNKVDNIGSTSGEVSLQKTATGWIPSGPTPGAENSSKSLSVVKDQIEGFNIYPNPVKDGRISISTKNSLNKNVVIYSILGSVVYNKAVKANELINVENLSTGLYLVQVEEDDKVSVRKVLIN; via the coding sequence ATGAAAACATTTTACATTTTAGTTGCTTTTTTATTCGTGTCTGTTTCGACTTTTGGTGGAAACGAAAAGACTGTTTTTTTATCCGAGATTAATTATACAGGTAGTAATCCATTTATTGAATTATCTGTGTCTACAGGAAATGGAAAAGCAAGTGTTCCATTAAATAATTTGATTTTAGCTTTATATAATAGCGATGCAGAAGAAATAAAACGTATATATTTAAAAGGAACTCTTAAAGAAGGGGAATTTCTTATTATTGACGATGAAAATTTTGATGCTGATGAAAAATTTGATGCTAATGGTGGTGTTGCTATCTTGTATGAGGGTAAGGGAAAAACTTTAGTAGAGTTAGAGTCCGTAAGTTTTGGAGATATAATTAATTTTAACAAGGTTGATAATATCGGGAGTACAAGTGGAGAAGTATCTCTTCAAAAAACAGCTACAGGATGGATACCTTCAGGACCTACTCCAGGAGCTGAAAATTCAAGTAAGTCACTTTCAGTTGTAAAAGATCAAATAGAAGGTTTTAATATATATCCAAACCCAGTTAAGGATGGTAGAATTTCAATTTCTACTAAAAATTCATTAAATAAAAATGTTGTTATTTATTCAATTTTGGGAAGTGTGGTTTATAATAAAGCAGTTAAAGCTAACGAACTAATCAATGTAGAGAATTTAAGTACAGGATTGTATTTAGTTCAAGTTGAGGAAGATGATAAAGTTTCAGTTAGAAAAGTTTTGATTAATTAA